The following are encoded together in the Populus trichocarpa isolate Nisqually-1 chromosome 5, P.trichocarpa_v4.1, whole genome shotgun sequence genome:
- the LOC7477621 gene encoding uncharacterized protein LOC7477621 — protein sequence MSGRIFLVIFFFWALLAIVTPTLVLLSESSKPYLDDVEKSEGLLKLRRMMGSLEKQPRVQEIALAPILQAPTPAPDPEPDSGIREAILTRVLKNG from the exons ATGAGTGGGAGGATTTTTCtagtgattttcttcttctgggCTCTCCTCGCAATTGTCACCCCCACACTTGTTCTCTTGTCAGAATCTTCAAAGCCATACTTGGATGATG TTGAGAAGAGTGAAGGATTACTGAAGCTTAGGAGAATGATGGGAAGCTTGGAGAAACAACCAAGAGTACAAGAAATAGCCCTGGCACCAATTTTGCAGGCGCCGACACCAGCTCCAGACCCGGAGCCAGATTCTGGAATCCGAGAGGCTATTTTGACAAGGGTTCTTAAGAATGGATGA